One Carassius gibelio isolate Cgi1373 ecotype wild population from Czech Republic chromosome A7, carGib1.2-hapl.c, whole genome shotgun sequence DNA window includes the following coding sequences:
- the LOC128016920 gene encoding protein TSSC4-like has translation MSGQNRKEKNALNSLSNRDIIELPDNLSLSDSDEPIEHFGRKVEDLSSSSEDEIETPQHVQSVPQENPTFRLTGGSSGFCDRSRDIFAQLDSAAKLTSKDLGEDNILDGTFARPAPPSPPQHAAKRKCGQETTKEQSPGKKLPDYLGHPEHWTHYSLEDVAETSDRDNSQVSYQYIQGLQDSRRSQKEALETFIPAFNQEHGSSSENKIVFAKPKIKDQSGSKLDHAKKEEVELQHLDDRQEIDEGEEAPLHHQLSSWENKEKKRKWGTEKEDNNKKVSCVVFSSSKKVKVNHKHFRKTLEDDGGTE, from the coding sequence ATGAGTGGTCAAAACCGCAAAGAAAAGAATGCCCTCAACAGTCTGTCTAATAGAGATATAATTGAGCTACCAGATAATCTTTCTCTAAGCGACTCTGACGAGCCTATTGAGCATTTCGGCAGAAAAGTTGAGGACTTGTCATCATCCTCAGAGGATGAAATCGAGACTCCGCAGCATGTCCAGTCTGTTCCTCAAGAAAATCCCACCTTCAGATTGACAGGTGGGAGCTCTGGTTTCTGTGATCGGAGCAGGGACATCTTTGCACAGTTGGATAGTGCTGCAAAGCTCACGTCTAAAGATCTAGGTGAAGACAACATCCTCGATGGCACGTTTGCCCGTCCTGCTCCACCATCACCTCCACAACATGCAGCTAAAAGGAAGTGTGGTCAAGAGACAACCAAAGAACAATCTCCAGGTAAAAAACTCCCAGACTACCTTGGACACCCTGAGCACTGGACCCACTACAGTCTTGAAGATGTCGCTGAAACCAGTGATAGAGACAATAGTCAGGTTTCTTATCAGTATATACAAGGCCTTCAAGACAGCAGGAGGTCTCAGAAGGAAGCACTTGAAACTTTCATTCCAGCTTTCAACCAGGAACACGGTAGCAGCAGTGAAAATAAGATTGTGTTTGCTAAACCCAAGATTAAAGATCAGAGTGGGAGCAAACTTGATCATGCTAAGAAGGAAGAAGTTGAACTTCAACACTTGGATGACAGACAAGAGATCGATGAAGGAGAGGAAGCTCCTCTTCATCACCAACTTAGCTCATGGgagaataaagagaaaaaaagaaagtgggGGACTGAAAAAGAGGACAACAACAAAAAGGTGTCTTGTGTTGTCTTCAGCAGTAGCAAGAAAGTAAAAGTAAATCACAAACACTTCCGTAAAACACTTGAAGATGATGGTGGCACAGAGTGA